From the genome of Nicotiana sylvestris chromosome 2, ASM39365v2, whole genome shotgun sequence, one region includes:
- the LOC138884980 gene encoding secreted RxLR effector protein 161-like has protein sequence MSSKDEAEREYMSKVPYANIVGSLLYAMVCTRPDISQLVGVINRYMHNPGKEHWQAVKWILRYIHNTVDVGLVFEQECNQSVVGYCDSGFAGDLINEDQLLSTVILSTTVAEYMSITEAVKEAI, from the exons atgtcgtcaaaagatgaagctgaacgagagtatatgtcaaaggtaccatatgcAAATATTGTTGGTAGCTTGctgtatgcaatggtctgtacgagacctgacatttcacaactTGTTGGCGTTATTaacagatatatgcataatccaggaaaggagcattggcaagctgtgaagtggattctacggtatattcataatactgtagatgttgggttagtttttgagcaggaatgcAATCAGTccgtagttggatattgtgactcaggttttgcgggtgatctgataaacgaagatcaactactg tcaacagttatTTTGTCTACAACAGTGGCAGAGTACATgtctattacagaggctgtgaaggaggcaatttga